In Chryseobacterium camelliae, one DNA window encodes the following:
- a CDS encoding DAPG hydrolase family protein, translated as MKLTKEQQQVLFSDIDKLLSPKPLRLEAGIKRMENGMLQISMRTDLHGCKSKMLDWWFTFFETTQHLKWWHPHDHILHSGWDSQWVKNKNYIGATIHATEALGEIAPVPATIKFHDPAEVFNPALLEEAYDTAHVGAVIYARIGFGKDTPLDDNGDPEDGFMFHVARDTPFGCTLRSHFYLGAIAADTTAPLHEDIGFGLMEHCYTEFTYLSHFLPSIYYAENKNGDKAPLPW; from the coding sequence ATGAAACTTACTAAAGAACAACAACAGGTATTATTTTCGGATATAGACAAGCTCTTATCCCCTAAACCTTTAAGACTGGAAGCCGGTATAAAGAGGATGGAAAACGGGATGCTCCAGATTTCTATGAGAACGGATCTCCATGGCTGTAAAAGTAAAATGCTCGACTGGTGGTTCACTTTCTTCGAAACAACTCAACATTTGAAATGGTGGCATCCTCATGATCACATCCTGCACAGTGGTTGGGATAGCCAATGGGTAAAAAATAAAAACTATATTGGCGCTACGATCCATGCTACAGAAGCATTAGGAGAGATCGCACCTGTACCTGCCACGATAAAATTCCATGATCCGGCAGAAGTTTTTAATCCTGCTTTGCTAGAGGAAGCTTATGATACAGCACATGTGGGTGCCGTAATTTATGCAAGAATCGGATTTGGAAAAGACACGCCACTGGATGACAATGGTGACCCTGAAGATGGCTTCATGTTTCATGTAGCCAGAGACACACCTTTTGGGTGTACGTTGAGAAGTCACTTTTATTTGGGAGCAATAGCAGCCGATACTACAGCACCCCTGCATGAAGATATAGGTTTTGGATTGATGGAGCACTGTTATACTGAATTTACTTATCTATCACACTTCCTGCCTTCTATATATTATGCAGAAAATAAAAATGGAGATAAGGCTCCTTTACCATGGTGA
- a CDS encoding Crp/Fnr family transcriptional regulator — protein MKNKTIEDHLCTIFNLKEFLQDAEWKDLLDHSVLKSFRKNEIILKRDFRYSDVIFVAEGVLASEFTINEKKVIGRFFQPGNLCTNFDSLLHHTVSRYQIVSITPCTIISIAGSDFMRYYNNGISLGKILRNTVLEIIAEDILITDMKLLYGKSEMIEFIRTHYPDIAKKVPYKYIAQFLGITPEAYSRILKQSHQKSS, from the coding sequence ATGAAAAATAAAACTATTGAAGATCATCTGTGTACAATATTTAATCTTAAAGAATTCCTTCAGGATGCAGAGTGGAAAGATTTACTGGATCACTCCGTTCTGAAATCTTTCAGAAAGAATGAAATTATTTTAAAAAGAGATTTCCGCTACAGCGATGTGATATTTGTTGCCGAAGGTGTATTGGCTTCAGAATTTACAATAAACGAAAAAAAAGTGATCGGCAGATTTTTTCAACCGGGCAACCTCTGTACAAACTTTGACAGTTTACTTCACCATACGGTATCCAGATATCAAATTGTAAGCATTACCCCGTGTACGATCATTTCAATAGCCGGATCAGATTTTATGAGGTATTACAATAATGGTATCAGCCTGGGTAAAATACTTAGAAATACTGTTCTTGAGATCATTGCTGAAGATATTTTGATAACCGATATGAAGCTGCTATATGGCAAGAGTGAAATGATTGAATTTATCAGAACACATTATCCTGATATTGCTAAAAAGGTTCCCTATAAATATATTGCTCAGTTTTTAGGAATTACACCAGAAGCGTACAGCAGAATACTTAAGCAGAGCCACCAAAAATCTTCTTAG
- a CDS encoding hypervirulence associated TUDOR domain-containing protein: MSNLKKGDMVRWNSSNGETHGRITAVHKKDFIFMNRQRRASEDEPQYEVMSEKTGKSAVHKASALKKM, from the coding sequence ATGAGCAATCTGAAAAAAGGAGACATGGTAAGATGGAATTCCAGCAATGGTGAAACGCATGGTAGAATCACCGCCGTCCATAAAAAGGACTTTATCTTTATGAACAGACAGAGACGCGCTTCCGAAGATGAACCGCAGTATGAAGTAATGAGTGAAAAAACCGGTAAGTCGGCCGTCCACAAAGCATCAGCACTTAAGAAAATGTAA
- a CDS encoding SpoIIAA family protein codes for MLQPIATAPRNIAAFEASGEITKEDFDGVIKIIDEKIEQEGELNYLLKLDTPLKNFTFAAWMNDAWLGIKNITKWNRCAIVTDEESIQKFTDMVSKVMIGEFRGYDKHEYDKAEHWVATGQDL; via the coding sequence ATGTTACAACCCATCGCCACAGCACCGAGGAATATCGCCGCATTTGAAGCATCCGGCGAAATTACAAAGGAAGATTTTGACGGCGTGATCAAAATCATTGATGAGAAAATAGAACAGGAAGGTGAATTGAACTATCTTTTAAAACTTGATACACCTCTTAAAAATTTCACCTTTGCTGCCTGGATGAATGATGCCTGGCTGGGAATCAAAAATATCACCAAATGGAACCGTTGCGCAATTGTCACTGATGAAGAGAGCATACAGAAGTTTACTGATATGGTCAGTAAGGTAATGATCGGGGAGTTTAGAGGGTACGATAAACACGAATATGATAAAGCAGAGCATTGGGTAGCAACAGGTCAGGATCTGTAA